In Planctomycetia bacterium, one DNA window encodes the following:
- a CDS encoding amino acid adenylation domain-containing protein produces the protein MTQTLFTLLEAAAARYGDRPAVCYEGRTLGYAALLDASSRLAEALADSGAGPGEQVAFCFRKSIDAIVTMFALIRTGACYVPLDPAWPAERMAMICEDASIRLWTGSGPPAAGLGGIDRAICSSLAGAGSASGSGTTVDAGRASGGGSGSVSIMTLSDAMQAAPPAWAPREPAGGIANLLFTSGSTGRPKGVRITTLSLLHYSQWVVDFFGLTAEDRVANHAPYNFDLSTLDIFAAVRAGAAMVPVPEKLKMFPYQMAKYIADERITTWYSVPSALIMMQLRGKLREHDLSALRHVIFAGEVMPKPALQAIAAELPPVTLTNLYGPTETNVCTYHACTAADLADDGPVPIGKPISDTRVWIVDDAMRPVPAGDAGELLVAGPTVTSGYFGDAVKTAERLVPAPDGDGTAYRTGDRVRARADGVLMFEGRIDRMIKARGHRIEPGEIEAALAKHPAVKESAVVPIPDPVFGNRIKACLAPRDGASLVEADLAAFCRAHLPPYMLPDVWAFYPSLPRTDREKIDLQQLMST, from the coding sequence ATGACGCAAACGCTGTTTACGCTGTTGGAAGCTGCGGCGGCGCGGTACGGGGATCGGCCCGCGGTCTGTTACGAGGGCCGCACCCTTGGCTATGCGGCGTTGCTGGACGCGTCGAGCAGGCTGGCGGAGGCGCTGGCCGACAGCGGGGCGGGGCCGGGCGAGCAGGTGGCGTTCTGCTTTCGCAAGAGCATCGATGCGATCGTGACGATGTTCGCGCTGATTCGGACCGGCGCGTGCTACGTGCCGCTGGATCCGGCGTGGCCGGCGGAGCGCATGGCGATGATCTGCGAGGACGCGTCGATTCGGCTGTGGACGGGCAGCGGGCCGCCGGCGGCGGGCCTCGGCGGGATCGACCGGGCGATTTGTTCGAGCTTGGCGGGAGCGGGCAGCGCGTCGGGCAGCGGCACAACGGTTGACGCAGGGAGGGCGTCGGGTGGCGGATCGGGGAGTGTCTCAATAATGACACTTTCCGATGCGATGCAGGCGGCGCCGCCGGCGTGGGCCCCGCGTGAGCCGGCGGGGGGCATCGCCAATCTGCTGTTTACGTCCGGCTCGACGGGCCGGCCCAAGGGCGTGCGAATCACGACGTTGAGTCTGCTTCACTATTCGCAGTGGGTGGTGGACTTCTTCGGGCTGACGGCCGAGGATCGCGTGGCCAATCACGCGCCGTACAATTTTGACCTCTCGACGCTGGACATTTTCGCGGCGGTGCGGGCCGGAGCGGCGATGGTGCCTGTGCCCGAGAAACTCAAGATGTTTCCCTATCAGATGGCGAAGTACATCGCCGACGAGCGGATCACGACGTGGTACTCGGTGCCGTCGGCGCTCATCATGATGCAATTGCGCGGCAAGCTGCGCGAGCACGACTTGTCGGCTCTGCGGCACGTGATCTTCGCCGGCGAAGTCATGCCCAAGCCGGCCTTGCAGGCGATCGCGGCTGAACTGCCGCCCGTTACGCTGACCAATCTGTACGGCCCGACGGAGACAAATGTCTGTACGTACCATGCGTGCACGGCGGCGGATCTCGCCGACGACGGGCCGGTGCCGATCGGCAAGCCGATCTCCGACACGCGCGTGTGGATCGTGGACGACGCGATGCGGCCTGTCCCGGCCGGTGACGCCGGTGAGTTGCTCGTCGCCGGGCCGACGGTGACGTCCGGGTATTTCGGCGACGCGGTGAAGACGGCCGAGCGATTGGTGCCTGCGCCGGATGGCGACGGCACGGCCTATCGCACGGGCGATCGCGTGCGAGCACGGGCCGACGGCGTGCTGATGTTCGAGGGGCGGATCGATCGGATGATCAAGGCCCGCGGCCATCGCATCGAGCCGGGCGAGATCGAGGCCGCGCTGGCGAAGCACCCTGCGGTGAAAGAGTCGGCCGTCGTGCCGATTCCCGATCCGGTGTTCGGCAATCGGATCAAGGCATGCCTCGCGCCGCGTGACGGGGCATCGCTGGTGGAGGCCGACCTGGCGGCGTTCTGCCGGGCGCACCTGCCGCCCTATATGCTGCCCGATGTGTGGGCGTTTTATCCGTCGCTGCCGCGCACCGATCGCGAGAAGATAGATTTGCAGCAGTTGATGTCGACGTGA
- the pnp gene encoding polyribonucleotide nucleotidyltransferase produces MTMHSVEAEIGGRIMKFETGKLAKLASGAVTVSYGDTVVLCTAVMDKPREGVDFFPLTVDYREKMYAAGKFPGGFFKREARPTQKEILTMRLTDRPLRPLFPDGFMNEVQIQCMVLSSDQENDADVLAMSGASAALMVSNIPFDGPVAGVRVGRVDGQWVINPTIAERAVSDIEVVLAVHRYGVNMIEVAANELPEKDVADAIAFGHEHAKKIVAMIQDLGQKVGRAKDWTPPEKDPTLPEKVAKLCEQFDLKNARRAAKKEDRKAGVKAVYDKVIAALIPEDEAAAKKLLYTKNDVINELQKIEERLFHMGVLDEGVRSDGRGVEDIRPIACEVGVLPRTHGSALFTRGETQALVVTTLGTSRDEQMVDDLIEEYSKKFMLHYNFPPFCTGEAKRIGAVSRREIGHGNLAERSLQAVLPTPDKFPYTIRLVSDIMESNGSSSMASVCGGTLALMDAGVPIRHPVAGISIGMVHDENRYKLLVDIMGEEDHFGDMDFKVAGSQVGITAVQLDLKTREISQAQIVEVLELAKKARLKILKEMLKALPAPRADISNYAPRLLSIKVHQDKIGKIIGPGGKGIKALEANTGATIDIQDDGTVFISSVNADSARAAYEAIEQIAEGVKLGKIYNGRVTSIKEFGAFIEVAPGLDGLCHISELSDGYVQKVTDVCKIGDEMRVKVILIDDTGRVKLSRKAVLIEEKSKGEPVTSA; encoded by the coding sequence ATGACGATGCACAGCGTTGAAGCGGAAATCGGCGGACGAATCATGAAGTTTGAGACCGGCAAGCTGGCCAAGCTGGCTTCCGGCGCGGTCACGGTCTCCTACGGCGACACGGTCGTCCTGTGCACCGCCGTCATGGATAAGCCGCGCGAGGGGGTCGATTTCTTCCCTCTGACGGTCGACTATCGCGAGAAAATGTACGCCGCGGGCAAGTTCCCCGGCGGCTTCTTCAAACGCGAAGCCCGGCCGACCCAGAAGGAAATCCTCACCATGCGGCTCACCGATCGGCCGCTGCGCCCGCTCTTTCCCGATGGATTCATGAACGAGGTCCAGATCCAGTGCATGGTTCTCTCGTCCGACCAGGAGAACGACGCCGACGTGCTCGCCATGTCCGGCGCGTCCGCCGCGCTCATGGTCAGCAACATCCCCTTTGACGGACCCGTTGCCGGCGTCCGCGTCGGCCGGGTCGATGGTCAATGGGTCATCAACCCCACCATCGCCGAGCGCGCCGTCAGCGACATCGAAGTCGTCCTCGCCGTTCATCGCTACGGCGTCAACATGATCGAAGTCGCCGCCAACGAGCTGCCCGAGAAGGACGTCGCCGACGCCATCGCCTTCGGCCACGAGCACGCGAAGAAAATCGTCGCGATGATTCAGGACCTGGGGCAGAAGGTCGGCCGCGCCAAGGATTGGACGCCGCCGGAGAAGGACCCGACGCTGCCCGAAAAGGTCGCCAAACTCTGCGAGCAGTTTGACCTCAAGAACGCCCGCCGCGCCGCGAAGAAAGAAGACCGCAAGGCCGGCGTCAAGGCGGTGTACGACAAGGTCATCGCCGCCCTCATTCCCGAGGACGAAGCCGCGGCGAAAAAACTGCTCTACACCAAGAATGACGTCATCAACGAGCTGCAGAAAATCGAAGAGCGCCTCTTCCACATGGGTGTGCTCGATGAAGGCGTTCGATCCGACGGCCGCGGCGTTGAAGACATTCGCCCGATCGCCTGCGAAGTCGGCGTTCTGCCGCGAACGCACGGCTCGGCGCTCTTCACCCGCGGCGAGACGCAGGCCCTGGTCGTCACGACGCTCGGCACCAGCCGCGATGAGCAGATGGTCGACGATCTGATCGAGGAGTACAGCAAAAAGTTCATGCTGCACTACAACTTTCCGCCGTTCTGCACCGGCGAGGCCAAGCGCATCGGCGCCGTCAGCCGCCGCGAGATCGGCCACGGCAACCTCGCCGAGCGCAGCCTCCAGGCCGTTCTCCCCACGCCCGACAAGTTCCCGTACACCATCCGACTCGTCAGCGACATCATGGAGTCCAACGGATCCAGCAGCATGGCCAGCGTCTGCGGCGGAACGCTCGCGCTGATGGACGCCGGCGTTCCGATCCGTCATCCCGTCGCCGGCATCAGCATCGGCATGGTGCACGACGAAAATCGCTACAAATTGCTCGTGGACATCATGGGCGAGGAGGATCACTTCGGCGATATGGATTTCAAGGTTGCGGGCAGCCAGGTCGGCATCACCGCCGTGCAGCTCGATCTCAAAACGCGCGAGATCAGCCAGGCGCAAATCGTCGAAGTGCTGGAGCTGGCCAAGAAGGCCCGCCTGAAAATTCTGAAAGAGATGCTCAAGGCCCTGCCCGCGCCGCGTGCCGACATCAGCAACTACGCGCCGCGATTGCTTTCCATCAAGGTCCACCAGGACAAGATCGGCAAGATCATCGGACCCGGCGGCAAGGGCATCAAAGCCCTCGAAGCCAACACCGGCGCCACGATCGACATCCAGGACGACGGCACGGTCTTCATCTCCAGCGTCAACGCCGATTCGGCCCGCGCCGCCTACGAAGCCATCGAACAGATCGCCGAAGGCGTCAAGCTCGGAAAAATCTACAACGGTCGAGTCACCTCGATCAAGGAATTCGGCGCGTTCATCGAAGTGGCCCCCGGTCTCGACGGCCTCTGCCACATCAGCGAGCTCTCCGACGGCTACGTGCAGAAGGTCACCGATGTCTGCAAGATCGGCGACGAAATGCGCGTGAAGGTCATCCTGATCGACGACACCGGCCGCGTGAAGCTCTCGCGCAAGGCGGTGCTGATCGAAGAGAAATCCAAGGGCGAGCCGGTCACCAGCGCGTAG
- the rpsO gene encoding 30S ribosomal protein S15, whose product MSLTAESKTQLVHNHRRHEKDTGSPEVQIALLTSRIEQLTEHLKTHRKDHDSRRGLLKMVGARSSLQKYLARTDRERYQKIIDTLGLRK is encoded by the coding sequence ATGTCATTGACGGCTGAAAGTAAGACGCAACTGGTGCACAACCATCGTCGCCACGAGAAGGACACCGGCTCGCCGGAAGTGCAGATCGCCCTGTTGACCAGCCGCATCGAGCAACTGACGGAACACCTCAAGACGCACCGCAAGGATCACGACTCGCGCCGTGGTTTGCTGAAGATGGTCGGCGCGCGCTCAAGCCTGCAGAAGTACCTCGCGCGTACGGACCGCGAGCGGTATCAGAAGATCATTGACACACTGGGTCTGCGAAAGTAG
- a CDS encoding response regulator codes for MPARLEGRSILVVDDDPDVLSTVRLAFEQAGAKVTTANDGNKALDFAKRFDPDLIVLDMMMPKRSGFLVMEMLKPGHETNTRPYVIMITANEGKRHELYARHLGVNEYLSKPFSLDKLLETACKLLGGEFIEAE; via the coding sequence ATGCCGGCAAGACTTGAAGGTCGATCCATCCTCGTCGTCGACGATGATCCCGACGTGTTGTCAACCGTTCGCCTCGCCTTCGAACAAGCTGGAGCGAAGGTGACGACCGCCAACGACGGCAACAAGGCTCTCGACTTCGCCAAGCGCTTCGATCCCGATCTCATCGTGCTGGACATGATGATGCCCAAACGAAGCGGGTTCCTTGTGATGGAGATGCTCAAGCCGGGGCACGAAACCAACACGCGACCCTACGTCATCATGATCACGGCGAACGAGGGCAAGCGGCACGAGCTGTACGCCCGTCACTTGGGTGTGAACGAATACCTTAGCAAGCCCTTCAGCCTTGATAAGCTGCTGGAGACCGCCTGCAAGCTTCTGGGAGGCGAGTTCATCGAGGCCGAGTAG
- a CDS encoding queuosine precursor transporter produces MRFRGSIRRRSEPRLPLAWSRHLSDSPATPRRAYRYYDLLMAAFVTVLLCSNMIGPGKVCELHLPLLGAVVFGAGNIFFPISYIFGDVLTEVYGYARARKVIWAGFGAMIFYVIMSQVVIRLPVYPKEPFNAVIQPAIETVFGPGWRIVTASIIAFWAGDFVNSYVLAKMKVWTRGRFLWMRTIGSTFAGQGVDSAIFYPLAFYGTWSGADSMWRVMAFNWAFKVGIEAIFTPITYLVVGAVKRAEGEDYYDRATDFTPFSLKD; encoded by the coding sequence ATGCGGTTTCGCGGTAGCATCCGCCGCAGATCCGAGCCGCGACTGCCGCTTGCATGGAGTCGTCATTTGTCTGATTCGCCTGCCACCCCGCGCCGCGCGTACCGCTATTACGATTTGCTGATGGCGGCCTTCGTCACCGTCCTGCTCTGCTCGAACATGATCGGGCCGGGCAAGGTCTGCGAACTTCACCTGCCCCTGCTCGGCGCCGTCGTCTTCGGCGCGGGAAACATCTTCTTCCCCATCTCCTACATCTTCGGCGACGTGCTCACCGAGGTATACGGCTACGCCCGCGCACGCAAGGTCATCTGGGCCGGTTTCGGCGCGATGATCTTTTACGTCATCATGTCGCAGGTCGTCATCCGCCTGCCGGTCTATCCGAAGGAACCGTTCAACGCCGTGATCCAACCGGCGATCGAAACCGTCTTCGGCCCCGGCTGGCGCATCGTGACGGCATCGATCATCGCCTTCTGGGCCGGCGATTTCGTCAACAGTTACGTCCTGGCGAAAATGAAAGTCTGGACGCGCGGACGATTCCTCTGGATGCGCACCATCGGATCGACCTTTGCCGGTCAGGGCGTCGACAGTGCGATCTTCTACCCGCTCGCGTTCTACGGAACCTGGAGCGGGGCCGACAGCATGTGGCGGGTGATGGCCTTCAACTGGGCGTTCAAGGTCGGCATCGAGGCGATCTTTACGCCGATCACGTACCTTGTGGTTGGCGCGGTCAAACGCGCCGAGGGCGAAGATTACTACGACCGCGCGACGGATTTCACGCCGTTCTCGCTGAAGGATTAG
- a CDS encoding prolyl oligopeptidase family serine peptidase codes for MAALLFTGSGCPSLEPLPTKAAITEQTEGRTQQPYLLYVPSRYTDSRPWPLLILCHGTWPYDTPKLQMQEWATFCETNGIIVAAPQLEGTKGDFPPPPEKQIALQQRDEQTILGVVAAMKQRYRIAEEQVFMTGWSAGAFSILYTGIRNSDVFRALAIRQGSFDARYFSDIPEERFDPWQPIKVIYGTTDVLRDQTLACIAWLRDRKMYVSSEEIAGTHRRIEPAVVWRYFKEVMRERLWVRIRARPVDENDPLTVRFELDAIPAVTRQRWYFSETDDTTEATPVRTFPRPGKYTIAVNVTLKNRKSYTRTRTIEVGPPQR; via the coding sequence ATGGCGGCGCTACTGTTCACAGGTTCCGGATGCCCTTCGCTGGAGCCGCTGCCGACCAAGGCTGCCATCACGGAACAGACCGAAGGCCGAACGCAGCAGCCGTATCTCCTTTATGTCCCAAGCCGCTACACCGATTCGCGCCCGTGGCCGCTGTTGATTCTGTGTCACGGGACCTGGCCGTACGACACGCCGAAATTGCAGATGCAGGAGTGGGCGACGTTCTGCGAGACCAACGGGATCATCGTGGCGGCGCCGCAACTGGAAGGGACGAAAGGGGACTTCCCGCCGCCGCCGGAAAAACAGATTGCCTTGCAGCAGCGGGACGAACAGACGATCCTCGGCGTCGTCGCGGCGATGAAGCAGCGTTACCGCATCGCGGAGGAGCAGGTGTTCATGACCGGCTGGTCGGCCGGCGCGTTTTCGATTTTGTATACGGGGATCAGAAACTCCGATGTCTTTCGCGCGCTGGCGATTCGACAGGGTTCGTTTGACGCGCGATATTTTTCCGATATTCCGGAGGAACGATTCGATCCATGGCAGCCGATCAAGGTGATCTACGGCACGACCGATGTGCTTCGTGATCAGACGCTGGCCTGCATCGCGTGGCTTCGTGATCGGAAGATGTACGTTTCGTCTGAAGAGATAGCCGGCACGCATAGGCGGATCGAACCCGCAGTCGTCTGGCGCTACTTCAAAGAAGTGATGCGCGAACGGTTGTGGGTGCGGATTCGCGCGAGGCCGGTGGACGAGAACGATCCGTTGACGGTGCGATTTGAATTGGATGCGATCCCGGCGGTGACGCGGCAGCGGTGGTATTTTTCGGAGACCGACGATACGACCGAGGCGACGCCGGTGCGGACGTTCCCGCGGCCGGGCAAATACACGATCGCGGTGAACGTGACGTTGAAGAATCGCAAGAGCTACACGCGCACGCGGACGATTGAGGTCGGGCCGCCGCAGCGCTAA
- a CDS encoding ATP-dependent Clp protease ATP-binding subunit, whose amino-acid sequence MFERFTDRARKVMALANQEAQRFNHEYIGTEHILLGLVKEGSGVGANVLKNLEVDLRKVRLEVEKLVKSGPDMVTMGKLPQTPRAKKVIEYAIEEARNLNHNYVGTEHLLLGLLREQDGVAAQVLMNLGIKLEEVREEVLNLLGAGVENEESGPSGSQGAPETGRKGGKSRTPALDSFGRDLTEMARNGKLDPVIGRAAEIERLLVVLCRRYKNNPVLLGEAGVGKTAIVEGLAQRIVSNDVPEILADKRIVVLDLAMMVAGTKYRGQFEERIKAVMNEVRRARNVILFIDELHTLVGAGGAEGAIDASNVLKPALSRGEIQCIGATTLDEYRKYIEKDGALERRFQQIIVEPPSREETLQILHGLRDRYEAHHRVKIEDVALEAAVELSMRYVPSRVLPDKAIDVIDEAGARVRLKAMTKPESLTKLEEEIKRLNIEKDESVKNADYERAAHLRDQSITLAAEKERLEKEWHERRNEIDGVVDEEVVAEVVSKMTGVPLKRLEKEEAERLLELETELHKRVISQEEAISAVSRSVRRSRSGLKDPNRPMGSFIFIGPSGVGKTLLAKSLAEFMFGAEEALITIDMSEYMEKHNVSRLIGAPPGYVGYEEGGQLTERIRRRPYAVVLLDEIEKAHPDVFNMLLQIMEEGRLTDSFGRHVDFRNTVLIMTSNIGADKITHQTTFGFEKRDENITYEKMRNTLKSELDNYFRPEFLNRVDEVVVFHKLGHKDLVRIVDLELNKVSKRLKEHGLVMELTEEARELLLERGTDEKFGARPLRRAIEQQLEDPLSEGLLRGHFRGKAKIVVGVESGEDGKKKLKFEGVDAPKPKEPELAGAGAGEST is encoded by the coding sequence ATGTTCGAACGATTTACCGACCGTGCACGCAAGGTGATGGCGCTGGCCAATCAGGAAGCGCAGCGGTTCAACCACGAATACATCGGGACGGAGCACATCCTGCTGGGCCTTGTGAAAGAGGGCAGCGGCGTCGGAGCGAACGTGCTCAAAAATCTCGAAGTGGATCTGCGCAAGGTCCGGCTGGAAGTCGAGAAGCTCGTCAAGAGCGGGCCGGACATGGTGACGATGGGCAAACTTCCGCAGACGCCGCGCGCGAAGAAGGTCATCGAGTACGCGATCGAAGAAGCAAGAAATTTGAATCACAACTACGTGGGCACCGAGCATCTGCTCCTAGGATTGCTTAGAGAGCAGGACGGCGTGGCCGCCCAGGTGCTGATGAACCTCGGCATCAAGCTCGAAGAAGTGCGGGAAGAAGTCCTCAATCTGCTGGGTGCAGGCGTGGAAAACGAAGAGAGTGGGCCCTCGGGATCGCAAGGCGCGCCGGAGACAGGTCGCAAGGGCGGCAAGAGCCGGACCCCGGCGCTGGACTCGTTCGGGCGCGATCTGACGGAAATGGCACGGAACGGCAAGCTGGACCCGGTCATCGGGCGCGCCGCCGAGATTGAGCGGCTGCTGGTCGTGCTGTGCCGGCGATACAAGAACAACCCGGTGCTGCTGGGCGAGGCGGGCGTCGGCAAGACGGCGATCGTCGAGGGGCTGGCGCAGCGGATCGTTTCGAACGACGTTCCGGAGATTCTGGCCGACAAGCGCATCGTGGTGCTCGACTTGGCGATGATGGTGGCGGGGACAAAGTATCGCGGCCAGTTCGAGGAGCGCATCAAGGCGGTGATGAACGAAGTCCGCCGGGCACGAAACGTGATCCTGTTCATCGACGAGCTGCACACGCTGGTGGGCGCGGGCGGTGCCGAAGGCGCGATCGACGCATCGAACGTGCTGAAGCCGGCGTTGTCACGCGGCGAGATCCAGTGCATCGGTGCGACAACGCTGGATGAATATCGCAAGTACATCGAGAAGGACGGCGCGCTGGAGCGGCGGTTCCAGCAGATCATCGTTGAACCACCCAGCCGCGAGGAGACGTTGCAGATTCTTCACGGCTTGCGTGATCGCTACGAGGCGCATCACCGGGTCAAGATCGAAGACGTGGCGTTGGAGGCGGCGGTCGAGTTGTCGATGCGATACGTGCCCTCGCGCGTGCTGCCCGACAAGGCGATCGACGTGATCGACGAGGCCGGAGCACGCGTCCGGCTGAAGGCGATGACGAAGCCGGAGTCGCTCACAAAGTTGGAAGAAGAGATCAAGCGGTTGAACATCGAGAAGGATGAAAGCGTCAAAAACGCCGACTACGAGCGCGCGGCGCATTTGCGCGATCAGTCGATCACGCTGGCCGCCGAGAAGGAGCGGCTGGAAAAAGAATGGCACGAGCGGCGCAACGAGATTGACGGCGTCGTCGATGAGGAAGTCGTCGCCGAAGTGGTCAGCAAGATGACGGGCGTTCCGCTGAAGCGCCTGGAGAAGGAAGAAGCCGAGCGGCTGCTGGAGCTTGAGACCGAGCTTCACAAGCGGGTCATCAGCCAGGAAGAGGCGATCAGCGCCGTGTCGCGAAGCGTGCGTCGCTCGCGCAGCGGCTTGAAAGACCCGAACCGGCCGATGGGCAGCTTCATTTTCATCGGCCCGTCGGGCGTCGGGAAGACGCTGCTGGCCAAGAGCCTCGCCGAGTTCATGTTCGGCGCGGAAGAGGCGCTCATCACGATCGACATGTCGGAGTACATGGAGAAGCACAACGTCAGCCGGCTGATCGGTGCCCCGCCGGGCTACGTTGGTTACGAGGAGGGCGGCCAGCTCACCGAGCGCATCCGCCGCCGGCCGTACGCCGTCGTGCTGCTCGATGAGATCGAAAAGGCGCACCCGGACGTGTTCAACATGCTGTTGCAGATCATGGAAGAAGGCCGCCTGACGGATTCGTTCGGCCGGCACGTGGATTTCCGCAACACCGTGCTGATCATGACGAGCAACATCGGCGCCGACAAGATCACGCACCAGACGACGTTCGGCTTCGAAAAGCGCGACGAGAACATCACGTACGAGAAGATGCGTAACACGCTGAAGAGCGAGCTGGACAATTACTTCCGGCCCGAGTTCCTCAATCGCGTGGACGAGGTCGTCGTCTTCCACAAGCTGGGTCACAAGGACCTGGTCCGCATCGTGGACCTCGAACTGAACAAGGTCTCGAAGAGGCTGAAGGAGCACGGCCTCGTGATGGAGCTGACCGAGGAAGCCCGCGAGTTGCTGCTGGAGCGCGGGACTGACGAGAAGTTCGGCGCTCGGCCGCTGCGCCGGGCGATCGAGCAGCAGCTGGAGGATCCGCTTAGCGAGGGCCTGCTGCGTGGTCACTTCCGCGGCAAGGCGAAGATTGTCGTCGGCGTCGAGAGCGGCGAAGACGGCAAGAAGAAGCTGAAGTTCGAAGGCGTGGACGCTCCGAAGCCGAAGGAGCCGGAGCTGGCCGGCGCCGGCGCGGGCGAAAGCACGTAA